From Homo sapiens chromosome 6, GRCh38.p14 Primary Assembly, the proteins below share one genomic window:
- the MYLIP gene encoding E3 ubiquitin-protein ligase MYLIP isoform X4 codes for MENYGIEWHSVRDSEGQKLLIGVGPEGISICKDDFSPINRIAYPVVQMATQSGKNVYLTVTKESGNSIVLLFKMISTRAASGLYRAITETHAFYRCDTVTSAVMMQYSRDLKGHLASLFLNENINLGKKYVFDIKRTSKEVYDHARRALYNAGVVDLVSRNNQSPSHSPLKSSESSMNCSSCEGLSCQQTRVLQEKLRKLKEAMLCMVCCEEEINSTFCPCGHTVCCESCAAQLQSCPVCRSRVEHVQHVYLPTHTSLLNLTVI; via the exons ATGGAAAACTATGGCATAGAATGGCATTCTGTGCGGGATAGCGAAGGGCAGAAACTGCTCATTGGGGTTGGACCTGAAGGAATCTCAATTTGTAAAGATGACTTTAGCCCAATTAATAG GATAGCTTATCCTGTGGTGCAGATGGCCACCCAGTCAGGAAAGAATGTATATTTGACGGTCACCAAGGAATCTGGGAACAGCATCGTGCTCTTGTTTAAAATGATCAGCACCAGGGCGGCCAGCGGGCTCTACCGAGCGATAACAGAGACGCACGCATTCTACAG GTGTGACACAGTGACCAGCGCCGTGATGATGCAGTATAGCCGTGACTTGAAGGGCCACTTGGCATCTCTGTTTCTGAATGAAAACATTAACCTTGGCAAGAAATATGTCTTTGATATTAAAAGAACATCAAAGGAGGTGTATGACCATGCCAGGAGGGCTCTGTACAATGCTGGCGTTGTGGACCTCGTTTCAAGAAACAACCAGAGCCCTTCACACTCGCCTCTGAAGTCCTCAGAAAGCAGCATGAACTGCAGCAGCTGCGAGGGCCTCAGCTGCCAGCAGACCCGGGTGCTGCAGGAGAAGCTACGCAAGCTGAAGGAAGCCATGCTGTGCATGGTGTGCTGCGAGGAGGAGATCAACTCCACCTTCTGTCCCTGTGGCCACACTGTGTGCTGTGAGAGCTGCGCCGCCCAGCTACAG TCATGTCCCGTCTGCAGGTCGCGTGTGGAGCATGTCCAGCACGTCTATCTGCCAACGCACACCAGTCTTCTCAATCTGACTGTAATCTAA